ATAGCCATCAGGTTCGTATCGTGCTGGCCGAGAAAGGTGTCAGTTTTGAGATCGAGCATGTGGAAAAGGATAACCCGCCTCAGGATCTGATCGATCTCAACCCGAGCCAAAGCGTACCGACGCTGGTGGATCGCGAGCTGACCCTGTGGGAATCCCGTATCATTATGGAATACCTGGATGAGCGTTTCCCGCATCCGCCACTGATGCCTGTTTATCCTGTTGCGCGTGGTGAAAGCCGCCTGTACATGCAGCGTATCGAGAAAGACTGGTACTCGCTGATGAACGTTATCGTCACCGGTTCCTCTTCAGAAGCGGATGCTGCACGTAAACAGCTGCGTGAAGAGCTGCTGGCGATTGCGCCGGTATTTGGTCAAAAACCTTTCTTCCTGAGCGACGAATTCAGCCTGGTGGATTGCTATCTGGCTCCGTTGCTGTGGCGTCTGCCAACCCTGGGCGTAGAGTTCAGCGGCCCTGGCGCGAAAGAGCTGAAAGGCTACATGACTCGCGTCTTTGAACGCGACTCTTTCCTGGCATCCTTAACTGAACCGGAACGTGAAATGCGTCTCGGCCGAGGCTAATGACTGTGGAAATGTCACAACTTTCACCACGCCGTCCGTATCTGCTGCGCGCCTTCTATGAATGGCTGCTGGATAACCAGCTCACGCCGCACCTGGTTGTGGATGTGACGTTGCCGGGCGTGCTGGTGCCGATGGAATACGCACGTGATGGACAGATCGTACTGAACATTGCGCCGCGTGCGGTGGGCAACCTGGAACTGGCAAACGACGAAGTGCGCTTCAACGCGCGTTTTGGCGGTGTGCCGCGTCAGGTTTCCGTTCCGCTGGCAGCGGTACTGGCCATCTACGCCCGTGAAAACGGTGCCGGCACCATGTTCGAGCCGGAAGCGGCTTATGATGAAGATGTTGCCAGCCTGAACGATGATGAGTCAGCACCCGATTCAGAAAGTGAAACGGTCATGTCCATTATTGATGGTGATAAGCCGGACCATGCCGACGATAACGATCCGGATGACGACCCACCACCGCGTGGGGGGCGCCCGGCGCTACGCGTCGTTAAATAGATTCAGCTTCGTTATAAACCAGCCAGTTAACATTACCTGGCTGGTTTTTTTTTGGGAAAATTTTGCCCGGGTTTTTATTTTGTAATTGATAATGCATATGTTTTTTTATTTCGAACACATTAAAATGAAAATTTGAAGCGCAAATTCATAACTTTTGTGAATAATATAATCCATTTTTTTCATTGAAACTTCTGATTTTATAGTTATGCCATATCTTATGAGTGGTTCTTAATTTATTAATTAATAATGCTAAATTGCATGTATTTATAAAAATAATATTATGATAACCAATGCTGGAGGCTGTCATCGATTATTGACGCATCTGTACCAGCATAATATTCGCATATGTTAAGGAATAACAGGTGAAAAAGGTTTTACTCGCCTCGGCTTAGTCTCCTTGCGTTGTTTCTACATGAACTCCAGATACCCCAGCACTGAAATGTCAGTAGGCCTACCAGGCCGCGGTGGCGTAGTGGATTGCGGTACAGTTAAATAACGTGGGTTAAATAAACCCAGAGAGTAAATAAATCATGCGTTTATTCTCTTTTTAACAGCACGATAGACATGGATTGTATTGTTGTCGCTTCTAAGGATTTATTCATATGTCATGCTTTAAAAGTGTATTATTAAACACATTAATTACTGCTGCATTATTCTCAGTGCAATTTTCTGGGCATGCCGCCGGGATGGTTCCCGAAACCAGTCTGCTCGTTATTGACGAAGCAACGCACAGTGGAATCATTAACGTCAAAAATACGGATAGCTTTCCGTCACTGCTGTATACCAATGTCGTGGACCTTCCTGACGATAAAGGGTTGAAGCTGATTGCTACGCAGCCTGTTGTTCGTCTGGAGCCGGGGCAAACCCAGCAGCTTCGTTTTATATTGCAGACAAAAGAGCCTCTGAGCGTCGAGCATTATAAACGTGTCACTTTTGAAGGCATTCCGCCAAAAAGCGATGATAAAAAAATAAAAATTGGTATTAACATCCGCCAGGATATTCCTGTGCTTATCCGTCCAAAATCACTCGCGGTTGTGACGGATGCCTGGAAAGAGCTGAAGTGGAGTGCCAACGGCAAATCACTGAAGGTCAACAACCCGAGCAAATACGTCGTTCGTCTGGCGCAAAAAGTGGTAACTCAGCCCTCGGGTGCGGCTGGCTCGCTGTCTAAAACCTACATCCTGCCGGGTGAAACGCTCACCACGACTTTAGATAAAACGCCGGTGAGTG
The sequence above is a segment of the Enterobacter hormaechei ATCC 49162 genome. Coding sequences within it:
- the sspA gene encoding stringent starvation protein SspA; the encoded protein is MAVAANKRSVMTLFSGPTDIYSHQVRIVLAEKGVSFEIEHVEKDNPPQDLIDLNPSQSVPTLVDRELTLWESRIIMEYLDERFPHPPLMPVYPVARGESRLYMQRIEKDWYSLMNVIVTGSSSEADAARKQLREELLAIAPVFGQKPFFLSDEFSLVDCYLAPLLWRLPTLGVEFSGPGAKELKGYMTRVFERDSFLASLTEPEREMRLGRG
- the sspB gene encoding ClpXP protease specificity-enhancing factor encodes the protein MEMSQLSPRRPYLLRAFYEWLLDNQLTPHLVVDVTLPGVLVPMEYARDGQIVLNIAPRAVGNLELANDEVRFNARFGGVPRQVSVPLAAVLAIYARENGAGTMFEPEAAYDEDVASLNDDESAPDSESETVMSIIDGDKPDHADDNDPDDDPPPRGGRPALRVVK
- a CDS encoding fimbria/pilus chaperone family protein; translation: MSCFKSVLLNTLITAALFSVQFSGHAAGMVPETSLLVIDEATHSGIINVKNTDSFPSLLYTNVVDLPDDKGLKLIATQPVVRLEPGQTQQLRFILQTKEPLSVEHYKRVTFEGIPPKSDDKKIKIGINIRQDIPVLIRPKSLAVVTDAWKELKWSANGKSLKVNNPSKYVVRLAQKVVTQPSGAAGSLSKTYILPGETLTTTLDKTPVSDNKVKFFPASRYGVEVPSFISDLNK